A genomic region of Bernardetia sp. ABR2-2B contains the following coding sequences:
- a CDS encoding M14 family zinc carboxypeptidase, protein MNFTSQLLENYSFYKEKLLVYRHFQPEEFNDILEDIIKKQNSNFVTTKLGESAQKRPIYHLTFGTGKTPVLLWSQMHGNEPTATLALLDIFHFLENPFSEEDKKLVETLKNSFTLHFIPILNPDGTALFTRRTAQGIDMNRDFVERQTPEARLLIDLAAKIKPHFSFNLHDQRSKYSVGKEPIPTTLAFLAPAFDKETTIKKEGMRRLEAMQVISLMAEGLEKELGGKMAKYDDEFEPRAFGDNFQKLGYGTILIESGHYPNDWEKQEVRKYNYVAILNGLLSVANDLHKDKSIETYEKLPFNGTQFYDVILRNVEIEFPQFVKFRADIAFERETKFDTKEHQYLFKSQIVDMGDLSTFYGHEEHNLEDYRIIMQDKKIELESNPNLAFENIGNPKKRLVVVNGVVSGLV, encoded by the coding sequence ATGAATTTTACATCACAACTTTTAGAAAACTATTCTTTTTATAAAGAAAAACTACTTGTCTACCGACACTTCCAACCTGAAGAATTCAATGATATTTTAGAGGATATAATTAAAAAACAAAACTCTAATTTCGTCACAACAAAACTAGGAGAGTCAGCTCAAAAAAGACCTATTTATCATCTTACTTTTGGAACTGGAAAAACACCTGTTTTGCTTTGGTCGCAAATGCACGGAAATGAACCGACAGCAACACTAGCACTTTTGGATATTTTTCACTTTTTAGAAAACCCGTTTTCAGAAGAAGACAAAAAGCTAGTAGAAACACTCAAAAACTCCTTTACCTTGCATTTTATCCCTATTCTGAATCCAGACGGAACAGCACTTTTTACTCGTAGGACAGCACAGGGAATTGATATGAATAGAGATTTTGTGGAAAGACAAACGCCAGAAGCAAGGCTGCTTATTGATTTGGCTGCCAAAATAAAACCTCATTTTAGTTTTAATCTGCACGACCAACGCTCAAAATACTCTGTTGGAAAAGAACCTATTCCAACTACCCTTGCTTTCCTTGCTCCTGCTTTTGATAAAGAAACAACTATTAAAAAAGAAGGAATGAGACGACTTGAAGCAATGCAAGTAATTTCTTTGATGGCAGAAGGACTAGAAAAAGAACTAGGAGGGAAGATGGCAAAATATGATGATGAATTTGAACCTCGTGCCTTTGGAGATAATTTTCAAAAACTTGGCTACGGAACAATTCTGATAGAATCGGGTCATTATCCAAACGACTGGGAAAAGCAAGAAGTCAGAAAGTATAATTATGTGGCTATTTTGAATGGTCTTTTATCTGTTGCAAATGATTTACATAAAGATAAATCCATAGAAACCTACGAAAAATTACCGTTTAATGGAACGCAATTTTATGATGTCATTCTTAGAAATGTAGAAATAGAGTTTCCACAATTTGTGAAGTTTAGAGCTGATATTGCTTTTGAGAGAGAAACCAAGTTTGATACAAAAGAACATCAATATCTTTTTAAAAGTCAGATAGTCGATATGGGAGATTTATCGACTTTTTATGGACACGAAGAACACAATTTGGAGGATTACAGAATCATTATGCAAGACAAAAAAATAGAACTAGAGAGCAACCCAAACTTAGCTTTTGAAAATATAGGAAATCCCAAAAAACGACTTGTAGTTGTGAATGGTGTGGTTTCTGGATTGGTTTAG